A window of the Butyricimonas virosa genome harbors these coding sequences:
- a CDS encoding cation:proton antiporter: protein MLNLNILSVTLPLTNPVLIFSVILFIILFAPLVLHRFKIPDIVGLIIAGALIGPYGLHIMDRDSSIVLFGTVGLLYIMFVAGLEIDMADFKKNSKRSLIFGLYTFFIPMILGTFAGVYLLDFSYPTSILLASMFASHTLVTYPIVSKYGITKNRAVNVTIGGTVVTCLLALLVLAVIVGMSTGELTQGFWIQLGVSTVVFAFIVLWGFPFVGRWYFKRYDDRVGQFIFVLGLVFFASFLAEAAGLEAIIGAFLAGLALNRLIPNTSALMNRIEFVGNALFIPFFLIGVGMLVNFHVFLYDLTTVWVAVIMCVVATVSKFIPAWLAQKNFRFTTSERTLIFGLSNAQAAATLAAVLVGYNVILGTTPEGESIRLLNESVLNGTIVMILVTCIIASFATQKGAQEVALAEFAEDESVDNEEIEDRILIPLSNIENVEELVGLAVTIKSKKAKAVMTALNVIQADEGDSMAEKKANQLLEKATKAAAATDNELVTSLRYDEDIVNGIKNATKEHKITDIVLGLRKEGVISDTFLGNLTDRVLSKCATTTLVYRPAQPLSTIKRYIVVVPFRAEREIGFPYWVIRVWNMAKNSSSKIVFYADTAVLNVLQDIQAKHHIEVEFNEFNNWDDFLIISRDIKENDALMIVMSRRNYPSYLKNMTMIPTYLNKYFCKNSCILVYPMQIGIGEQELGALKTMPHADSHDSLDELADVLRGLFKRNK, encoded by the coding sequence GCATATCATGGATCGGGATAGTAGTATCGTGTTGTTCGGGACGGTGGGGTTATTGTATATCATGTTCGTGGCGGGGCTGGAAATTGATATGGCGGATTTTAAAAAGAATAGTAAACGGAGTTTGATATTTGGTCTTTACACGTTTTTTATCCCGATGATTTTGGGAACATTTGCCGGAGTTTATTTATTGGATTTTTCTTATCCTACATCCATTTTATTGGCGAGTATGTTTGCCTCTCACACGTTAGTGACTTATCCGATCGTGAGTAAATATGGAATTACGAAGAATCGGGCGGTCAACGTGACGATTGGTGGAACCGTGGTGACTTGTCTGCTGGCCTTGCTCGTGTTGGCGGTTATCGTGGGAATGTCAACGGGAGAGTTAACCCAGGGATTTTGGATTCAGTTGGGCGTATCAACGGTCGTGTTTGCTTTCATTGTGCTTTGGGGATTTCCTTTTGTCGGACGTTGGTATTTCAAACGATATGATGACCGAGTGGGACAGTTTATATTTGTTTTGGGCCTTGTTTTTTTTGCCTCTTTTTTAGCAGAGGCGGCGGGGTTGGAAGCGATTATCGGGGCATTCTTGGCTGGATTGGCATTAAATCGTCTGATACCGAATACATCGGCATTGATGAACCGGATTGAATTCGTGGGAAACGCTTTGTTTATTCCGTTTTTTCTGATCGGGGTCGGAATGCTGGTTAATTTTCACGTGTTTTTGTATGATCTGACCACGGTATGGGTGGCCGTTATCATGTGTGTGGTGGCGACCGTGTCGAAATTTATTCCAGCTTGGCTGGCACAAAAGAATTTCCGATTTACGACTTCTGAAAGGACTTTGATTTTTGGATTGAGTAATGCACAGGCGGCGGCGACTTTGGCGGCTGTTCTTGTCGGATATAACGTCATTTTGGGAACAACTCCGGAAGGAGAATCGATTCGTTTATTGAACGAAAGCGTGCTGAATGGTACGATCGTAATGATTTTGGTGACTTGTATCATCGCTTCTTTTGCCACGCAGAAAGGAGCGCAGGAGGTGGCTTTGGCTGAATTCGCGGAAGACGAAAGCGTGGATAATGAAGAAATAGAAGATCGTATTTTGATCCCGTTGAGTAATATCGAGAATGTAGAGGAATTAGTCGGTTTGGCTGTAACGATTAAATCCAAGAAGGCGAAAGCCGTGATGACGGCTTTGAACGTGATACAGGCGGATGAGGGGGATAGTATGGCGGAAAAGAAGGCGAATCAGTTGCTGGAGAAGGCGACGAAAGCTGCGGCGGCAACAGATAACGAGTTAGTAACTTCGCTGCGTTATGATGAGGATATTGTAAATGGTATCAAAAATGCCACGAAAGAGCATAAGATAACCGATATTGTACTGGGGCTTCGCAAGGAAGGGGTTATTTCTGATACTTTTTTGGGGAATCTGACAGATCGAGTGTTGTCAAAATGTGCCACGACCACGTTGGTTTACCGTCCCGCACAACCCTTGTCCACGATAAAGCGTTATATTGTGGTGGTACCGTTTCGGGCAGAGAGAGAAATTGGTTTTCCTTACTGGGTAATTCGCGTATGGAATATGGCTAAAAATTCAAGCAGCAAGATCGTGTTTTATGCCGATACTGCCGTGTTGAATGTTTTGCAGGATATACAGGCCAAGCATCATATAGAGGTGGAATTTAATGAGTTTAATAATTGGGATGATTTCTTGATCATATCCCGTGATATAAAGGAGAATGATGCATTGATGATCGTGATGAGCAGAAGGAATTATCCCTCTTATTTGAAAAATATGACGATGATCCCGACTTATTTGAACAAGTATTTTTGTAAAAATAGTTGTATCTTGGTTTACCCGATGCAGATCGGTATTGGTGAACAGGAATTAGGTGCGTTAAAGACTATGCCTCATGCGGATTCTCATGACAGTTTGGATGAGTTGGCAGACGTATTGAGAGGATTGTTCAAAAGAAATAAATGA